The following are encoded in a window of Acidobacteriota bacterium genomic DNA:
- a CDS encoding peptidase domain-containing ABC transporter, whose translation MAEAESGASLRDRFPALARLGFPRRRRRIPLVHQTTGTDCGPACLAMVLAYHGKIMPLDELRQVAGGGNRGADALALLETARWLGLRGRGVKVEKIEDLQLLPTGSILHWGFNHFVVLDRLQGRKARLVDPGAGRRTVGWETLSKEFTGVALVLEPGEDFEPGGRIRRGIWRYLVKLLGESGLLGRLIVTSVLVQGFVLAIPVLTGVLVDRVVPRRDASLLALVAVGIALVVGFHFLSSLVRGHLLLHLRTRLDARMTLDFLEHLVDLPYAFFQERASGDLLMRLNSNSTVREMLTGGALSTVLDGVMVSLLLVLLLVASPQMGLLVLVLGLVRVALFLLTHRRYRELMSDALHTEARSRSYQVQILQGIETLKATGGEQRAVESWSNLFVDELNVALARGRLSAWVDSLGASLTLASPLLILLAGGALVLQGSLSLGSMLALVTLGVAFLQPLASLMNTAFQLQLMQCYLERLDDVMQAPKEQDRGTAQRARELQGAVALEGVSFRYSPRAERVIQDLSVEIEAGEMVAVVGPSGAGKSTLAHLLSALYRPEEGRVLYDGVSLEALDFRSVRRQLGIVPQNPFLFASSIRSNIAAADPGLPLERVREVARMAEIDAEIEALPMGYDTLLSENGASLSGGQRQRLALARALIQQPAVLILDEATSALDAVTEERIQRRLEALDCTRVVIAHRLSTVQKADRILVLEAGRLAEQGRHRDLLAAGGVYARLVRAQLGEE comes from the coding sequence ATGGCTGAGGCCGAATCCGGCGCCTCGCTGCGCGACCGCTTCCCGGCGCTGGCCCGGCTGGGCTTTCCCCGGCGCCGGCGGCGCATTCCCTTGGTGCATCAGACCACCGGTACGGATTGCGGCCCCGCCTGTCTGGCCATGGTGCTGGCCTACCACGGCAAGATCATGCCGCTGGACGAGCTGCGCCAGGTGGCCGGTGGTGGCAACCGCGGTGCCGACGCCCTGGCGCTGCTGGAGACCGCTCGCTGGCTCGGGCTGCGAGGTCGCGGGGTCAAGGTCGAGAAGATCGAGGATCTCCAGCTGCTGCCGACGGGCAGCATCCTGCATTGGGGCTTCAACCACTTCGTCGTCCTCGACCGTCTGCAGGGCCGGAAAGCGCGGCTGGTGGATCCGGGGGCGGGGCGCCGCACGGTGGGCTGGGAGACCCTGAGCAAGGAGTTCACCGGCGTTGCGCTGGTCCTCGAGCCCGGCGAGGACTTCGAGCCCGGCGGCCGCATCCGGCGGGGAATCTGGCGCTATCTAGTGAAGCTCCTGGGCGAGTCGGGGCTGCTGGGGCGGCTGATCGTGACCTCGGTCTTGGTGCAGGGCTTCGTCCTCGCCATTCCGGTGCTCACCGGGGTGCTGGTGGATCGGGTGGTGCCGCGGCGGGACGCCAGCCTGTTGGCGTTGGTGGCGGTGGGCATCGCGCTGGTGGTGGGCTTCCATTTTCTGTCCTCGCTGGTCCGCGGGCATCTGCTGCTGCATTTGCGCACCCGCCTCGACGCGCGGATGACCCTCGACTTCTTGGAGCACCTGGTCGATCTTCCCTATGCCTTCTTTCAGGAGCGCGCCTCCGGCGACTTGTTGATGCGCCTCAACAGCAACAGCACGGTGCGCGAGATGCTCACCGGTGGGGCCCTGTCCACCGTTCTGGACGGGGTCATGGTGAGCCTGTTGTTGGTCTTGCTGTTGGTGGCCAGTCCGCAGATGGGCCTGTTGGTGTTGGTCCTTGGCTTGGTGCGGGTGGCCCTCTTCCTGCTCACCCACCGCCGCTACCGGGAGCTCATGTCCGACGCCCTGCACACCGAGGCGCGCTCCCGCAGCTACCAGGTGCAGATCCTCCAGGGCATCGAGACCTTGAAAGCCACCGGCGGTGAGCAGCGGGCGGTGGAGAGCTGGTCCAACCTCTTCGTCGACGAGCTCAACGTCGCCTTGGCCCGCGGCCGGCTCAGCGCCTGGGTGGACTCCTTGGGCGCCAGCCTGACCCTCGCCTCACCGCTGCTCATCCTTTTGGCCGGCGGCGCGCTGGTGCTTCAGGGCTCCCTCAGCCTGGGCTCCATGTTGGCGTTGGTGACCCTCGGCGTCGCCTTCCTCCAGCCTTTGGCGAGCCTGATGAACACCGCCTTTCAGCTGCAGCTGATGCAGTGCTACCTGGAGCGTCTGGACGATGTGATGCAGGCGCCCAAGGAACAGGACCGGGGCACCGCTCAGCGGGCCCGGGAGCTCCAGGGCGCGGTGGCCTTGGAGGGGGTGAGCTTCCGCTACTCGCCCCGGGCCGAGCGGGTGATCCAGGATCTGTCAGTGGAAATCGAGGCGGGGGAGATGGTGGCCGTGGTGGGTCCGTCGGGGGCCGGCAAGTCGACCCTCGCCCACCTGCTCAGCGCCCTCTATCGGCCGGAGGAGGGGCGGGTGCTCTACGACGGTGTGTCGCTGGAGGCCCTGGATTTCCGCTCCGTGCGCCGGCAGCTGGGCATCGTGCCGCAGAATCCGTTCCTCTTCGCCTCCAGCATTCGCTCCAACATCGCCGCCGCCGATCCCGGGCTACCCCTGGAGCGCGTCCGGGAGGTCGCCCGCATGGCAGAGATCGACGCCGAGATCGAGGCCCTGCCCATGGGTTACGACACCCTGTTGTCGGAGAACGGCGCTTCCCTCTCCGGCGGTCAGCGCCAGCGCCTGGCTTTGGCTCGGGCGCTGATTCAGCAGCCGGCGGTGCTGATCCTCGACGAGGCCACCAGCGCCCTCGACGCGGTCACCGAGGAGCGCATCCAACGGCGCCTGGAGGCTCTGGACTGCACCCGCGTGGTCATCGCCCACCGGCTGAGCACGGTGCAGAAGGCGGACCGCATTCTGGTTCTGGAGGCCGGCAGGCTGGCCGAGCAAGGCCGCCACCGGGACCTATTGGCGGCCGGCGGCGTCTACGCGCGGCTGGTGCGGGCGCAGCTGGGGGAGGAGTAG
- a CDS encoding 3-hydroxyacyl-CoA dehydrogenase NAD-binding domain-containing protein produces MADPMTHSGASGALQLTFENGIAWLVMDDPEKKVNTVSTRVMEQIDPLLDRLEANPPRGLVLISGKKDSFVAGADIEELQELSDAESVRAMLQRGHALCQRIHKLPFPTVAAIHGACLGGGLELALACDLRVATDHGKTKLGLPEVQLGLFPGLGGTQRLPRLIGVADSLPLILTGKQVQAKKAKRLGMVDAVCHPADLRTAAVQLVEQGKEQGHNKGKRSLASRATNVVAALPVARSMIFGKAREGVMEKTGGHYPAPLKAIEVIEQGLNLPLEEALDLEAQAFSQLVVSDEAKNLMGIFFMKNDVEARAAALAKQSDRDISHLGVLGAGFMGSGIAQVLAYKDVRVELKDRDWESVGRGLKHCRDLFQGLVKRRKMKPVDLTLAMSRIHGTVDYSSFSRLNFVVEAVFEDVDIKHKVIQQTEEVAGDDLIFASNTSTIPIARLAEGSSRPQNVVGMHFFSPVHKMQLVEVIRHPGTSDEAVAVTVQVAQRMGKTVVVVNDGPGFFTTRVLAPFLNEASWILKQGATVEQIDKALTGWGFPVGPMALIDEVGIDIGGHVSQVLQEYFGDRIQPPQLFDRLLDDGRTGRKGGKGFYRYEKGKKKGVDSSVYELLDWSEAEPAIPDQEIIERCWMQMLNETAYCMEDSVIENPVDVDISVIFGFGFPPFRGGLLKEADRQGLAYIVERLDHYADQYGERLRPAQLLRDMAAKGETFHQD; encoded by the coding sequence ATGGCTGATCCAATGACCCATTCCGGCGCCTCCGGCGCCCTCCAACTGACTTTTGAAAACGGCATCGCTTGGCTGGTGATGGACGATCCGGAGAAGAAGGTCAACACAGTCTCGACCCGGGTCATGGAACAGATCGATCCGCTCCTCGATCGCCTGGAGGCGAATCCCCCCCGGGGGCTGGTGCTGATTTCCGGTAAGAAGGACAGTTTCGTCGCCGGTGCGGACATCGAGGAGCTCCAGGAGCTTTCCGACGCCGAGTCGGTGCGGGCCATGCTGCAGCGGGGCCACGCCCTCTGCCAGCGCATCCACAAGCTGCCCTTCCCCACCGTCGCCGCCATCCACGGCGCCTGTCTGGGCGGCGGCCTGGAGCTAGCGCTGGCCTGCGACCTGCGGGTGGCGACGGACCACGGCAAGACCAAGCTCGGCCTGCCGGAAGTGCAGCTGGGCCTCTTTCCGGGCCTCGGCGGTACCCAGCGGCTACCGCGGCTCATCGGCGTCGCCGACTCCCTGCCCCTGATCCTCACCGGCAAACAGGTTCAGGCCAAGAAGGCCAAGCGCCTGGGGATGGTGGACGCCGTCTGCCATCCGGCGGACCTGCGCACCGCCGCGGTGCAGCTGGTGGAGCAGGGCAAGGAGCAGGGCCACAACAAGGGCAAGCGTTCCCTGGCCAGCCGCGCCACCAACGTCGTGGCGGCGCTGCCGGTGGCCCGGTCGATGATCTTCGGCAAGGCCCGGGAGGGGGTGATGGAGAAGACCGGCGGCCACTACCCGGCGCCGCTGAAGGCCATCGAGGTCATCGAGCAGGGGCTCAACCTGCCGCTGGAGGAGGCTCTGGACCTGGAAGCCCAGGCCTTCTCCCAGCTGGTGGTGAGCGACGAGGCGAAGAACCTCATGGGCATCTTCTTCATGAAGAACGACGTCGAGGCCCGCGCCGCCGCCCTGGCCAAGCAGAGCGATCGGGACATCTCTCACCTCGGCGTGTTAGGAGCCGGCTTCATGGGCTCCGGCATCGCCCAGGTGCTCGCCTACAAGGACGTGCGGGTGGAGCTCAAGGATCGCGATTGGGAGAGCGTCGGCCGCGGCCTCAAGCATTGCCGAGACCTCTTCCAGGGGTTGGTCAAGCGGCGCAAGATGAAGCCGGTGGACCTGACCCTCGCCATGAGCCGCATCCACGGCACCGTCGACTATTCGAGCTTCAGCCGGTTGAACTTCGTCGTCGAGGCGGTGTTCGAGGACGTCGACATCAAGCACAAGGTGATCCAGCAAACGGAGGAAGTGGCCGGTGACGACCTGATCTTCGCCTCCAACACCTCCACCATCCCCATCGCCCGCCTCGCCGAGGGCAGCAGCCGGCCGCAGAATGTGGTGGGCATGCACTTCTTCAGCCCGGTGCACAAGATGCAGCTGGTGGAGGTCATCCGCCACCCCGGCACCTCCGACGAGGCGGTGGCGGTAACCGTCCAGGTCGCCCAGCGCATGGGCAAGACAGTGGTGGTGGTCAACGACGGTCCGGGCTTCTTCACCACCCGCGTCCTCGCCCCCTTCCTCAACGAGGCCTCGTGGATTCTCAAGCAGGGCGCCACCGTCGAACAGATCGACAAGGCCCTCACCGGCTGGGGCTTCCCCGTCGGCCCCATGGCCCTCATCGACGAGGTGGGCATCGACATTGGCGGCCACGTCAGCCAGGTGCTCCAGGAGTATTTCGGCGACCGCATCCAGCCGCCCCAACTCTTCGACCGCCTGCTCGACGACGGCCGCACCGGCCGCAAGGGCGGCAAAGGCTTCTATCGCTACGAGAAGGGCAAGAAGAAGGGCGTCGATTCTTCGGTCTACGAGCTCCTGGACTGGTCCGAGGCGGAGCCGGCGATCCCGGACCAGGAGATCATCGAGCGCTGCTGGATGCAGATGCTCAACGAGACCGCCTACTGCATGGAGGACAGCGTCATCGAGAACCCGGTGGACGTGGACATCTCGGTGATCTTCGGCTTCGGCTTCCCGCCGTTCCGGGGCGGCCTGCTCAAGGAGGCGGACCGCCAGGGCCTGGCCTACATCGTCGAGCGCCTGGACCACTACGCCGACCAATACGGCGAACGCCTCCGCCCCGCCCAGCTGCTGCGGGACATGGCCGCCAAGGGCGAGACGTTTCACCAGGACTGA
- a CDS encoding competence/damage-inducible protein A — translation MGRTAAALIIGNEILTGKVQEENVSVLAKELFALGVRLQRVVICADQVEVIARDLTELRESHDLVFTSGGVGPTHDDVTVQAVARSFDRPLVRSLELAGLLERYFGSRCTERHLRMADLPEGFQLVRSGNARWPAVVVDNVYVLPGLPEVFRMKMPILRDWLGAGEAFISRAIYTRCDEAEVADLLDRLVADHPRVAIGSYPVWNERHYRVKLTVDGTDPEAVASATTALEEALPEGSLVPPPES, via the coding sequence ATGGGCAGGACCGCTGCAGCGCTGATCATCGGTAACGAGATTCTCACCGGCAAGGTGCAGGAGGAGAACGTCTCGGTGTTGGCCAAGGAGCTCTTCGCCCTCGGTGTGCGCCTGCAGCGGGTGGTGATCTGTGCCGACCAGGTGGAGGTCATCGCCCGCGACCTGACCGAGCTGCGGGAGAGCCACGACCTGGTGTTCACCAGCGGCGGCGTCGGTCCCACCCACGACGATGTGACGGTGCAGGCGGTGGCCCGCTCCTTCGATCGCCCGCTGGTGCGGTCCTTGGAGCTGGCGGGGCTGCTGGAACGCTACTTCGGCTCCCGCTGCACCGAGCGCCACCTGCGCATGGCGGATCTTCCGGAGGGCTTCCAGCTGGTGCGCTCCGGCAACGCCCGCTGGCCGGCGGTGGTGGTGGACAACGTCTACGTGCTGCCGGGGCTGCCGGAGGTCTTCCGCATGAAGATGCCCATCCTGCGGGATTGGTTGGGGGCCGGCGAGGCCTTCATCAGCCGCGCCATCTACACCCGTTGTGACGAGGCCGAGGTGGCGGACCTGCTGGATCGGTTGGTGGCGGACCACCCGCGGGTGGCCATCGGCAGCTATCCGGTGTGGAATGAGCGCCACTATCGGGTCAAGCTCACCGTCGACGGCACCGATCCCGAGGCCGTGGCCAGCGCTACCACCGCGCTGGAAGAGGCGCTACCGGAAGGGTCCCTGGTGCCTCCTCCCGAGAGCTGA